In the genome of Telluria mixta, the window ACCTGCTGGAAGTCCTGCTGCTGCAAAAGGAAACGGGACTCTTCCGCCCCAGCGAGAAGAAGAGCGACGCGATGGTGATCCCGCTGTTCGAGACCATCCCCGACCTGCAGCGCGCGGCCGAGATCATGAACACGTGGATGGCGCTGCCGATCGTGGCCGACGTCATCGAGCACCAGGGCCGCCTGCAGGAAGTCATGCTGGGCTATTCGGACTCGAACAAGGATGGCGGCTTCCTGACGTCGAACTGGGAGCTGTACCAGGCGGAGCTGAAGCTGGTGAAGGTGTTCGCGGACGCGAACGTCAAGCTGCGCCTGTTCCACGGCCGCGGCGGCACGGTGGGCCGCGGCGGCGGCCCGAGCTACGACGCGATCCTCGCGCAGCCGCCGGGCACCGTGAACGGCCAGATCCGCCTGACGGAACAGGGCGAGATCATCTCGTCCAAGTTCAGCAATCCGGAAATCGGCCGTCGCAACCTGGAACTGCTCGTCGCCGCGACGCTGGAAGCGGGCCTGATGCCGCACGATGCCGACCGCGATCAGATCGAGCGCCTGTCCCGCTTCGAGCCCGTGATGGCCGAGCTGTCGCAGCGCGCGTACAAGGCCTACCGCGACCTCGTGTACGAAACGCCGGGCTTCACGGACTACTTCTTCGCCGCCACGCCGATCGCCGAGATCGCGGAACTGAACCTCGGCTCTCGCCCCGCGTCACGCAAGTCGACGCGCCGCATCGAAGACTTGCGCGCGATCCCCTGGGGCTTCTCGTGGGGGCAGTGCCGCCTGCTGCTGCCGGGGTGGTTCGGCTTCGGCGCGGCGGTCTCTGGCTGGCTCGCCGAGGGCAACCGCGACGAACGCCTGGCGCTGCTGCGCGAGATGGGCCAGCACTGGCCGTTCTTCGCCACGCTGCTGTCGAACATGGACATGGTGCTGGCCAAGACCGACCTCGCGCTCGCGTCGCGCTACGCGGAACTGGTACCGGATGCCGAACTGCGCGAGCGCATCTTCAAGCGCATCTCGGCCGAGTATGCGGAAACGCTGCGCTGCCTGGCGCTCGTCACCGGTACGGACGAACGCCTCGTGAACAACCCGCTGCTGGCGCGCTCGATCCAGAACCGCTTTGCCTATCTCGATCCGTTGAACCACCTGCAGGTCGAGCTGATCCAAAGGCATCGGTCGCTGTCGGCCGAGCAGAAGGTCGATGAGCGGGTGCATCGGGGGATTCACCTGTCGATCAACGGGGTCGCCGCGGGCCTGCGCAACACGGGCTGACGCCGTGTCGGCGTCGCCCCGTTTCCAGCGGGGCGACGCTGTCGTTCAGCGCCGGACCGATATGCCGAACGCCAGGCTCAGGTCCGGCGTATTCCGGTTCAACCCATGCACGACCATCGCATCGAGCATGCAATCGCGGTTCACGAGCCACGACACGCCGGCATCGGCCACCGCCTGCGTGCCGCCGTGCGCCGCGCGCGCGATCCGTGGGGCGGCCACTTCGACGAAACCGCGCAAGCGCTCGCTGAACGCCTTGCCCAGCGCCGCGGCGAACACGCCGTACGTGTAGTGCGCGCCGGCGCCGCTATTGCCTTCATCGCTGTCGCGCCCCACGCCCGGCATCACGCTCAGCGACCAGTCATGGCCGAGGTCCCAATCGGCCGGCAGCATCAACGAAGGCCGGAAACCCGTCCCGCGCAGTGCGCGGCTGCCTGTCGGCAGCGCGACGCCCGCGATCAGGCCGACGGACGGGCGCATGCCGTCCTGGTCGACGACATGCCATTTGACGCTCGCGGCGCTCTCCGCCCAGCCGGCGTCCACCGTGTGCACGCCCGTGTCCGGGTTGCTCGCATGCGCGATCGTGCGGCCTTCCGTCTCCAGCCGCAATTCCAGCGTGGGCGACAAGCCGATGCGCAGCATCGTGGGCATCGTCAGGGTGCGCACATGGGCATCCGGGTCGCGCTGACGGTCCCATTGCAGGCCGGCTTCGAGCTGCACGCGGTGCGCGCCCACCACCTGGCTGGACTCGGCGACGTCGGGGCGATCGGGGTTGATGATGTCATCGTCGGCGGCGCGCGCGGCCGGGAGGGCAAGGATGCCGGCCAGCAGGCAGGCGCATGAAAAGTGGCGGGTAGGCATCGGAAAATATTGATGAATACGGTTGCCGACAGTATGCCAAGGATGGCTCCGGCTGGACGCGCGCCAAGCCACTTCCTATCCAAATAGTAATAAAAACGCCGCGCGACCCTCGCGGGCGGCGCGGCGTTGCATCATGCCGGTACGTCTTACTGGTTCTGCAGGAACGTCTTGAGCTTGTCCGAACGCGACGGCTGGCGCAGCTTGCTCATCGCCTTCGCTTCGATCTGGCGGATACGCTCGCGGGTCACGTCGAACTGCTTGCCCACTTCTTCCAGCGTGTGGTCGTTCGACATCTCGACGCCGTAGCGCATGCGCAGGACCTTCGCTTCGCGCGGGGTCAGCGAGTCCAGCACTTCCTTGATCACGTTGCGCATCGACGCATGCATCGCGGCGTCCAGCGGGGCCAGGGTCGCGTTGTCCTCGATGAAGTCGCCCAGCTGCGAATCGCCGTCCTCGCCCATCGGGGTTTCCATCGAGATCGGTTCCTTCGCGATCTTCATGATCTCGCGGACCTTCGATTCCGGCATCTCCATCTTCGTCGCCAGGGTCGCCATGTCCGGCTCGGTGCCCGTTTCCTGCATGATCTGGCGCGAGATACGGTTCATCTTGTTGATCGTCTCGATCATGTGCACCGGCACGCGGATCGTGCGGGCCATGTCGGCGATCGAACGCGTGATCGCCTGGCGGATCCACCACGTCGCGTACGTCGAGAATTTATAGCCGCGACGGTACTCGAATTTATCGACAGCCTTCAGCAGGCCGATGTTGCCTTCCTGGATCAGGTCCAGGAATTGCAGGCCGCGGTTGATGTACTTCTTCGCGATCGAGATCACGAGACGCAGGTTGGCCACGGTCATTTCGCGCTTCGCCGTGCGGGCGCGCTTTTCGCCGGCCGCCATCTGGCGGTTGATGGTGCGCAGGTCCGCCAGCGGCAGCGCCACGCGCGCCTGCAGGTCGATCATGCGCTGCTGCAGTTCCAGGATCGCCGGGGCGTTACGTTTCAGCACGGCGCTGTACGGATACGCGCAGTCGACTTCGCGCTGCACCCATTCCAGGTCCGTCTCGTTGCCCGGGAAGACCTTGATGAAGTGGGCGCGCGGCATGCCGCAGCGGTTCACGCAGATATCGAGCACGGAACGTTCGATGGCGCGCACTTCGTCCATCTGGTGGCGCAAGGTGTCGCACAGCTTTTC includes:
- a CDS encoding transporter, which codes for MPTRHFSCACLLAGILALPAARAADDDIINPDRPDVAESSQVVGAHRVQLEAGLQWDRQRDPDAHVRTLTMPTMLRIGLSPTLELRLETEGRTIAHASNPDTGVHTVDAGWAESAASVKWHVVDQDGMRPSVGLIAGVALPTGSRALRGTGFRPSLMLPADWDLGHDWSLSVMPGVGRDSDEGNSGAGAHYTYGVFAAALGKAFSERLRGFVEVAAPRIARAAHGGTQAVADAGVSWLVNRDCMLDAMVVHGLNRNTPDLSLAFGISVRR